Within Sphingomonas piscis, the genomic segment CCCTTGTTTGAAGGCAAGGCGCAGGCCCGTTCGTCGAACGACAACCTGCAGACCCTGGTGCCGAACCTGGTGGAGGCCATGTTCACCGGCTTTCCAGGCCGCAACGGAGAGACGGTGCGGATCACCGTACCGCCAAGGAAGCGCGCCTAACCAGTCCCCAAGAGCGTGGGTAAGAGGCCCGTCCGGAGCGATCCGGGCGGGCCTTTGCTTGGCGGGCAGCTTACCCGCCGCAAGGACGCTTCGCCGCGGCTGCGACCTTGGGGCGAAGTATGCGGGTCCATATCCGGTAGCCCTCTGCCGTCATGTGCAGCTGATCATCCTGGAAGATGTCGCGCGGCCGCCCGTCTTTGCCGAGCATCGCTGACGCAACGTCGACGACCTGCAGATCCCGCCGCTGGCCGGCAAGCCGCCTGACTGCAGCATTGACGCTGGATTGCCGGCTCAGTTGAGCGAAGCGCGCCTTGGACGGCTTCAGCGAGATGAAGATCACCGGGGTTCGCCCTAGCCTCGAGTCCTTCTTTCGAAGGAAGACCGCAAAGTCGCTTACAACCTGCGCCGGCGATTTGCCGGCGTTGATGTCATTCTCACCGGCGTAGAAGAAGATCGCGCGCGGCCGATAAGGCGCCACTACCTGATCGAAGTAGAGGTTCACGTCGGCAATGGTCGATCCACCAAAGCCCCGGTTGACTACCGGGTAGGGCGCCATGTCGAACGCCAAAGTCTGCCAGAGGCGAATGCTGGAGGAGCCGACGAAGAGGGTGGCACAGCGCGGAGCCGGCGCCGATCGGTCGGCCTTGGTGAAAGCGGCGATCTCCGAAGCGAACGGCGCGTCAGGCGAAGGAGCCTGAGCAGCAACTCCGGCAGTCGCGGCACCGGCAATCAGCAAGGCTATGACGGACCGCAACATCATGAGCGGCGTGCGCCTCAACCCTCCAGTTGGCGGGTCAACAGGCGGATGTCCGCATCAAGCTCGGCATCCGCCGCACGAAGCTTTTCGATCTGGCGCACCGCGTGGATCACCGTGGTGTGATCACGCCCGCCAAAGCGCCGACCGATATCCGGAAGCGACTTGGGCGTCAGCTGCTTGGACAGGTACATCGCCACCTGACGCGGGCGGGCGACTTCGCGCGCCCGGCGAGCGCTCGTCATCTCCGCCTTGCGAATACGGTAATGCTCGGCAACCTGGGTCTGGATTTCGTCGATGGAAATGCGGCGCTGGTTGGCGCGCAGCACGTTGGCGAGCACTTCCTCAACGAACGGGACGTCGATCTCGCGGCCGGTCATCACCGCATAAGCGCCAATACGGTTGAGAGCGCCTTCCAATTCGCGAATACTGGACGTGACACGGCGGGCCAGGAAGTCGACCACCGGTCGGGTCATCTGCACGCCGGGGAGAACCGACAGCTTCGCCTGGATGATGTTGAAGCGCAGCTCATAGTCGGCGACGTTGATGTCGGCGACCAAGCCCCACGACAGGCGCGACAATATCCGCGGAGCGATGCCGTCGAGATCATGCGGCGCACGGTCCGAGGTGATCACCAGGCGGCGGCCCGCATTGATGATCTCATTCATCGTGTGGAAGAATTCTTCCTGCGTGCTGTCCTTGCCGGCAATGAACTGCACATCGTCGATCAGAAGCAGGTCGGCGCTCCTGAGCCGGCTCTTGAAGCCGATCGTGTCGTTTTCCTTCAGCGCGCGGATGAATTCGACCATGAACTTTTCGGCCGACATGGAGACGACTTTGCTGCCCGGGTTGGCAGCCAGGAATGCGTGGCCGATCGCGTGCAGCAGGTGGGTCTTGCCCCGGCCCGTGCCGCCATGGATGAAGAGCGGGTTGAAGCTGACGTTGGGCGACGTCGCGAGCGTGCGCGCCGCAGTGGCAGCGACTTCATTCGCCTTGCCGATCACGAACGTCTCGAACCGATAGCGCGGATCGAACTTGGGTGCGTTCGGGTCCCGGCGCTGCGCTGGCGCCGGCTCTTCCTCGAGGATCAGCAAGGGCGACGGGCGCGGCGCGTCGGAGGCAGCGATCACGCGAACGTCGCGGACGATCGGCAGCATGGTCTTCCACGCAAGCGTCAGCCGCTCACCGAAGTGTGAGCGGACCCAATCAGCCATGAACTGGCTCGGCATTACCATCTCAAGCGTGCCGCTGTCCGGATCAAAGGCCCCAAGCTCCGCCGGCTTCAGCCAGCCGTCGAAGGTGCGTGCGCCAAGGTCGCGTCTCAAGCCGCTGCGAATGGATTCCCATGCCGCGTCGATCGGCGCTGCCACTGTGGTAGCGCCACCATCGGGAGACAAATCTGACCTTCCGCCCTGCACTGGCTCGCGCCTCCCTCTCCGTTCACCTGTCGAGGGCAAAAGAGTGCCGTTGCGAGCAACGCGAGTCGCTCGCCGAACGCTATCTTTCCCTCTGACCCCCCGGCGCAGATTCGCGCCCGGACTTGCGTTTCTGGAATTGTCGGCACCGGCTTTCAAGCGGCATTTTTTCACAAATGTGAAATAAAGCTCCTTGACAGGCTTCCACCGAGGGAACGCCTCTGAAGTGTCAGAAAACTGGCACTTTTCGGGCTCATCGGCGTGTTAACAGGTTGCGAATCGCCGGAATCGCTAGCTTTTTTCAACACATGAAAAAACGGGCCGCCGGAGACCCGGCGACCCGTCCTAAAATGGTTCGATTTAGAATGAGTCTTAGCTTAGCGCCGCAACCCGCTTGGACAGCCGCGAAATCTTGCGCGACGCCGTATTCTTGTGGACCACACCGCGGGCAACGCCACGAGCAAGCTCCGGCTGCGCCTTGCGCAAAGCCTCGGCCGCATCCGTCTTATTTCCGGACGCAAGCGCCGATTCGACGGCCTTGATGAAGGTCCGGATACGGCTAACGCGCGCACCGTTGATCTCGGCGCGGCGGTCGTTGCGGCGGATGCGCTTCTTGGCTTGCGGCGTGTTCGCCATTCTTAGTCCTCGTTTAATCCTATTATGAAAACGGCGCGAAAGCCACAAAGGCCGCGCCGACGTGCCGCTCCCCTACAGAGAAGCGGCCTTCCGGTCAACCGGCCTCGTGACTGCTAAACGAAGGTCAGCGCTGGCATTTCGGGCAGTAGAAGGTCGAACGCCCGCCCTGAACGAAGCGCCGTACCTTGCCTCCGCATGCGCAGTCCTCGCCTTCCCGGTCGTATACGGCGAATTTCTTCGAGAAATAGCCTAGCTCTCCATCCGGGCTCGCAAAGTCACGAAGGGTAGAGCCGCCTGCGTCGATCGCTTCGCCGATCACGTCCCGAATGGCCGGCACCAGCTTGTTCAGCCGCTCAAGGGAAACGCTTCCCCCTGCTCGCTTCGGGTGGATGCCGGCACGATGGAGCGCCTCGCAAACGTAGATGTTGCCGAGCCCCGCCACGATCCCCTGATCGAGCAGCAATTGCTTGATCGGCGCAGTTCGGCCCTTCATCCTTCGCTGAAGATCGCGCGGCTCAAGGTCGGTGGGCTCGGGTCCCATTGCTGCAAGGACGGGCCAGGCCGCCAGTTCCTCCTCCCGCACAAGATCGACCGACCCGAACCGGCGTGGATCGTTAAGTGCGAGGCGATGGCCGTCGTCGGTGGTCAGCAACAGGTGATCGTGCTTGTCGGCTCCGGCAGGGTCGATGCGCCACCGTCCGGACATGCCCAGATGGAACACCAGCACGTCCTGGCGGTCGGTGTGGATCAGGCCGTATTTCGCGCGCCGCCCGAGACCCGTCACCCGCGCTCCTGTCAGCCGCTGGCCGATATCTTGCGGGAAGGCTCGCCGGAGGTCGGCGCGGTTGACCTCCACTCGATCGATCCGGCGGCGGTCGAGCACCCTGGCCAGGCCGCGGACGGTGGTTTCAACTTCGGGAAGTTCAGGCACACGGGCCATATGGCGAAGGCCCGCCTTCCCCGCTAGAGCGCAGCCTCATGAGCGATCAGGTGAATTTCGGCGACCAGCTCGTCAGCCCAGAGGAGAAGACCCGCCGGGTTGGCCAGGTCTTTTCGTCCGTTGCCCGGCGCTACGATGTCATGAACGACCTGATGTCAGGCGGCATGCACCGGCTGTGGAAGGATCGTTTCGTCAATCGCGTGAAGCCGCGCCGGGCCGAAGAGGTCCTCGACATGGCGGGCGGGACTGGCGACATCGCCTTCCGGATGGCGGCCCGAGGAGCGCGTGTCACCGTCTCGGACATCAATGCCGACATGCTTGCCGTCGGTGAGGAGCGGGCGCGGCAACGCCGGATCGAGGGTCTCACCTGGAAAGTTGAGAATGCCGAGAGCCTGAGCTTCGATTCGGCAGGATTCGATGCCTACACCATCGCCTTCGGCATCAGGAACGTTACCGACATTCCCGCCGCGCTGCGTGAGGCGCACCGGGTCCTCAACCGCGGCGGCCGCTTCTTCTGCCTGGAGTTTTCGAGCAGCGAATGGCCCGGCTTCGCACAGCTTTACGAGCGTTACGCGGAAACCTTCATTCCCCGCATCGGCAAGGCCGTCGCCAACGATGAGGCAAGCTACCGCTACCTGGTCGAGTCAATCCGCCGCTTCCCCCGCGTGGAGCGTTTCGGCCAGATGATCGGCGAGGCAGGCTTTGTCAGCACCAAGGCAGAGCCGATCCTGGGGGCCTGGTCTGTATCTGGAGCGGGTGGAAGGTGTGACCTCCGACGTTGCCCATCTTTGGCGGCTCCTCAAATGGGGCCGTACGCTCGCTAAGCATGGCGCGCTGCGCGGGATCGAGCAGGACCCGCTAACCCCGCCGCAGGTCCGCCGCCTTGCACGGGTCGCCCGCTTTGGCGCGCGCATCCCGGCCACGCCCCAGTACGCGCGCGCTCTGCAGGACATCGGGCCCGCAGCGATCAAGCTCGGTCAGGCGCTCTCGACCCGCCCGGACCTCGTCGGTGCCAAGGCTGCGGAGAACCTCTCCCAGCTGCAGGACAATCTGCCGCCCGCGCCGTTCGCCGCCATCAAACAGGTGATCGAAACCTCGTTCGACGCCCCACTCGAATCCTTGTTCAGCGAGTTCGATCCCGAGCCGGTCGGCGCCGCTTCGATCGCGCAGGTCCACCGGGCAGTCACGACCGAGGGCCGCCAAGTCGCGGTCAAGGTCCTCCGCCCCGGCGTCGAAGAGGAGTTTGCCAAGGCCCTCGAGACCTACGAATGGTCGGCGGCACATGTGGAGCGCATGGGCGGGGAGCTGGAACGCCTCCGCCCGCGCCTCGTGGTTGCGCACTTTCGTCAATGGACCGCGCGCGAGCTGGACCTACAGCGCGAGGCGGCCTCCGCTTCCGAGCTTCGCGAGAATATGGTCGCCGAGCCGAACTTCCACATTCCGGAGATCGACTGGCGCCGCACCGCGCGTCGGGTGCTGACGCTGGAGTGGCTCGATGGCATCAAGCTGAACGACCGCGATGCGCTTGTGGCGGCAGGCTACGACACAAGGAAGCTGGCCGAAACGCTGGTTCGCGGCTTCCTTCGCCAGGCGGTGGTGGACGGCTTCTTCCACGCGGACCTTCATCAGGGAAACCTGTTTGCGCTCTGCGACGGCCGGATCGCGGCGATCGACTTTGGGATCATGGGCCGGATCGACCGCCGGGCCCGCATGTGGCTGGCCGAAATCCTCTATGGCCTGATCACCGGCAATTACCGCCGCGTGGCCGAAATCCACTTCGAGGCGCAGTACGTCCCCTCGCACCACAGCGTCGACGAGTTCGCGACCGCGCTTCGTGCTGCCGGCGAGCCGATCCGCGGGCTGCCCGTCAAGGATATCTCGGTCGGGCGGATGCTGGAAAGCCTGTTTGCGATCACCCGCGACTTCGACATGCCGACCCAGCCGCACCTGCTGCTGCTGCAGAAGACGATGGTGATGGAGGAAGGCGTGGCAACCGCGCTCGATCCCGACATCAACATGTGGGAAACGGCCGAGCCCTTCCTGCGCGAATGGATTCGCGGTGAGTTGGGACCAGAAGCTTATTACGCCGACCGCATCACGGAAACGGTGCGGGCGATGAAGCTCATCCCCAAGTTGATCCACCGCATGGACCAATATTACCCGCCCTTCGGTGCCGCGCCGCCGCCCCCGCCGCTTCCGGAAATCGCGGTGATTAGGCGACCGAACTGGCTAAGCTACCTGGCTGTAGCCCTACTGAGCGGAGCAGCGGGCGCTGGCATGATGGCTCTGCTATTCTAGCCTTATGAAGGTTCTTCTCATCGTCGGCGGTGGCATCGCCGCTTACAAGTCGCTGGAACTCATCCGTTTGCTCAAGAAAGCGGGCCATCAGGTCACGCCGGTGCTGACAAAGAGCGGAGAGAATTTCGTTACCGCGATGAGCCTTGGCACACTGGCCGAGAGCCCGGTCTACACGTCGCTTTGGGAGCTGAAGGAGGAGGTGGAAATCGGCCACATCCAGCTCTCGCGCGCCGCCGACGTGGTGCTGGTCTGCCCGGCAACAGCCGACCTGATGGCCAAGATGGCGGCCGGCATTGCCGACGATCTCGCCACTACCCTGCTGCTCGCGACCGACAAGCCGGTGGTGGTCGCCCCAGCCATGAACGTCCGCATGTGGCTCCATCCCGCGACCAAGCGCAACGTCGTGCAGCTTAAAGCTGACGGCATCCGCGTCATTGATCCGGCCGAGGGCGAGATGGCGTGCGGCGAATATGGTCCCGGCCGTCTTCCCGAGCCTCAGGCGATCCTGGACTGGCTGAGCCAAGAGTTCGCGTGAGCCTTACCGGCAAGCACATCCTCGTCACCGCTGGCCCGACTCACGAGCCGATCGATCCGGTGCGGGTTATCGCCAATCGCTCATCGGGCCGACAGGGCTTCGCGATCGCCGCTGCCGCTGCCGAGGCAGGTGCGCGCGTGACACTGATTGCGGGGCCGGTGTGCCTGCCTACACCCAACGGCGTCGAGCGCGTCGACGTCGAGACGGCTGGCCAGATGGCCGACGCAGTGTTTGCCGCCTTGCCTTGCGACGTGGCGGTCCTGGTCGCCGCGGTCGCCGATTGGCGAGTAGAACCGGCCTCGACCAAATTGAAGAAGGGTGACGGGCCCCCGCAGCTCCGCTTCCTGCCGACCCGCGACATTCTTGCGGAGCTTGCCGCCTCGCCGCAGCGTCCGTCCTTGCTCGTCGGCTTTGCCGCGGAGACGGACGACGTTGCGCGCCGGGCAGTCCGTAAGCACGCGGCGAAAGGTGCCGACTGGATCGTCGCCAACGACGTTTCGGGCGACGTGATGGGCGGTACCCGCAACCAGGTACATCTGGTTACTGCCGAAGGCGTGGAAAGCTGGCCGGAGGCAGACAAGGCGGATGTTGCCCGCGTGCTGGTGGTGCGGGTGGCTCAGGCGCTCCGATGAGCGCAGACGCGGCAGTTCGGGTCCGCCGGAATCCGGATTTGGCGCCAGCTTAGGCCGATGCCATCGAACAGGTGCAGCTTGCCTGCCTGATCACCGCCGACGCCGACGATGCTGTTGATAGCAAGCAGGGCCGCGAGGCTGCCGACGGTAGCGGCTAGGGCACCCAGGACGCCCTGCTCCGCGCAGGTGTCGCAATCGTCGGCATCGAATGCATCTCCGACGAAGCAGCGATAACAGGGTCGCGATCGGAACAGCGCCACCTGTCCCTGAAACTGGACTGCGGCGGCGGAAAGCAGCGGGGTGCCGAGTTGAACGCACGCATCGCTCACCGCGAGCCGTGTCGCGAAATTATCGGTGCCGTCAATGACGAGGTCATGACCGGTGAGGAGTGATGATGCGCTCTCCGCATCGATCCGCTCGCGCACGGCCGCGACCTCGACGAACCGGTTCAGCTTGCCCACAAACGCCGCTGCAAGCTCCGCCTTCGGCTGGCCTTCGTCCTTCTCGCGGAAAATGGGCTGCCGATGCAGATTGCTGAGGTCGACGCTATCCGCGTCGATAATCGTCAGGCGGCCAACGCCCGCACCCGCCAGTGACGGAATGACCGCGCTGCCGATACCGCCCGCACCGACCACCGCGATCCTGGCGGCCCGGAGCTTGCGCTGACCGAGCCCACCCACCTGCGGCAATACGATGTGCCGGGCGTAACGGTCGAGTTCGCTGTCGCTAAGCTCCGTCACTGTCCGGTGCTGCCGAACCCCCCTGTGCCGCGGACGGTCTCATCGAGGCTCTCGACTTCGCGAAAGCTCGCCTTCAGCACCGGCGCGGGGACCAGCTGCGCGATCCGCTCACCACGGCGGATCTGGAATGGTTCGCTGCCGAGGTTGGCGAGAATGACTTTGACCTCACCGCGATAGTCGCTGTCGATGGTGCCGGGCGTGTTGAGGCAGGTGATGCCGTTCTTGAGTGCGAGGCCGGAGCGCGGGCGAACCTGAACTTCGAAGCCTTCGGGAATGGCCATGGCGAAGCCCGTCGCAACGGCGTGGCGTGCACCCGGCGCAAGGGTCAGTTCCTCGGCGGCGACGACATCCAACCCCGCGGCCCCTTCGGTTGCATAGGACGGCAGGGGCAAACCTTCGCCGTGCGGCAGGCGCTGAAGCTGGATGTCGATCATGCTTTCTTCTTCCTTGCGGGCGCCTTGCGG encodes:
- a CDS encoding GDSL-type esterase/lipase family protein, which produces MMLRSVIALLIAGAATAGVAAQAPSPDAPFASEIAAFTKADRSAPAPRCATLFVGSSSIRLWQTLAFDMAPYPVVNRGFGGSTIADVNLYFDQVVAPYRPRAIFFYAGENDINAGKSPAQVVSDFAVFLRKKDSRLGRTPVIFISLKPSKARFAQLSRQSSVNAAVRRLAGQRRDLQVVDVASAMLGKDGRPRDIFQDDQLHMTAEGYRIWTRILRPKVAAAAKRPCGG
- the dnaA gene encoding chromosomal replication initiator protein DnaA yields the protein MAAPIDAAWESIRSGLRRDLGARTFDGWLKPAELGAFDPDSGTLEMVMPSQFMADWVRSHFGERLTLAWKTMLPIVRDVRVIAASDAPRPSPLLILEEEPAPAQRRDPNAPKFDPRYRFETFVIGKANEVAATAARTLATSPNVSFNPLFIHGGTGRGKTHLLHAIGHAFLAANPGSKVVSMSAEKFMVEFIRALKENDTIGFKSRLRSADLLLIDDVQFIAGKDSTQEEFFHTMNEIINAGRRLVITSDRAPHDLDGIAPRILSRLSWGLVADINVADYELRFNIIQAKLSVLPGVQMTRPVVDFLARRVTSSIRELEGALNRIGAYAVMTGREIDVPFVEEVLANVLRANQRRISIDEIQTQVAEHYRIRKAEMTSARRAREVARPRQVAMYLSKQLTPKSLPDIGRRFGGRDHTTVIHAVRQIEKLRAADAELDADIRLLTRQLEG
- the rpsT gene encoding 30S ribosomal protein S20; amino-acid sequence: MANTPQAKKRIRRNDRRAEINGARVSRIRTFIKAVESALASGNKTDAAEALRKAQPELARGVARGVVHKNTASRKISRLSKRVAALS
- the mutM gene encoding bifunctional DNA-formamidopyrimidine glycosylase/DNA-(apurinic or apyrimidinic site) lyase, with amino-acid sequence MPELPEVETTVRGLARVLDRRRIDRVEVNRADLRRAFPQDIGQRLTGARVTGLGRRAKYGLIHTDRQDVLVFHLGMSGRWRIDPAGADKHDHLLLTTDDGHRLALNDPRRFGSVDLVREEELAAWPVLAAMGPEPTDLEPRDLQRRMKGRTAPIKQLLLDQGIVAGLGNIYVCEALHRAGIHPKRAGGSVSLERLNKLVPAIRDVIGEAIDAGGSTLRDFASPDGELGYFSKKFAVYDREGEDCACGGKVRRFVQGGRSTFYCPKCQR
- the ubiB gene encoding 2-polyprenylphenol 6-hydroxylase; amino-acid sequence: MTSDVAHLWRLLKWGRTLAKHGALRGIEQDPLTPPQVRRLARVARFGARIPATPQYARALQDIGPAAIKLGQALSTRPDLVGAKAAENLSQLQDNLPPAPFAAIKQVIETSFDAPLESLFSEFDPEPVGAASIAQVHRAVTTEGRQVAVKVLRPGVEEEFAKALETYEWSAAHVERMGGELERLRPRLVVAHFRQWTARELDLQREAASASELRENMVAEPNFHIPEIDWRRTARRVLTLEWLDGIKLNDRDALVAAGYDTRKLAETLVRGFLRQAVVDGFFHADLHQGNLFALCDGRIAAIDFGIMGRIDRRARMWLAEILYGLITGNYRRVAEIHFEAQYVPSHHSVDEFATALRAAGEPIRGLPVKDISVGRMLESLFAITRDFDMPTQPHLLLLQKTMVMEEGVATALDPDINMWETAEPFLREWIRGELGPEAYYADRITETVRAMKLIPKLIHRMDQYYPPFGAAPPPPPLPEIAVIRRPNWLSYLAVALLSGAAGAGMMALLF
- a CDS encoding HesA/MoeB/ThiF family protein, with amino-acid sequence MTELSDSELDRYARHIVLPQVGGLGQRKLRAARIAVVGAGGIGSAVIPSLAGAGVGRLTIIDADSVDLSNLHRQPIFREKDEGQPKAELAAAFVGKLNRFVEVAAVRERIDAESASSLLTGHDLVIDGTDNFATRLAVSDACVQLGTPLLSAAAVQFQGQVALFRSRPCYRCFVGDAFDADDCDTCAEQGVLGALAATVGSLAALLAINSIVGVGGDQAGKLHLFDGIGLSWRQIRIPADPNCRVCAHRSA
- the dut gene encoding dUTP diphosphatase, which translates into the protein MIDIQLQRLPHGEGLPLPSYATEGAAGLDVVAAEELTLAPGARHAVATGFAMAIPEGFEVQVRPRSGLALKNGITCLNTPGTIDSDYRGEVKVILANLGSEPFQIRRGERIAQLVPAPVLKASFREVESLDETVRGTGGFGSTGQ